One segment of Curtobacterium sp. MR_MD2014 DNA contains the following:
- a CDS encoding 8-oxo-dGTP diphosphatase: MTERDETKSQHAPVVVVYLLRDGPDGPEVLLGEKRRGLGAGRLVGPGGKREPGEPPVAAAVREVAEEVGLRLESDDLEARGTLDYRFPFRPSWSQRSDVFVCRRWQGTPSGSDELEPRWVPVDAVPYDAMWDDARYWLPGVLAGGTVTARFTFAEDNATVSGFSGEGV; encoded by the coding sequence GTGACCGAACGCGACGAGACGAAGTCCCAGCACGCCCCGGTCGTGGTCGTCTACCTGCTCCGTGACGGTCCCGACGGCCCCGAGGTGCTGCTCGGCGAGAAGCGTCGGGGGCTCGGGGCCGGGCGCCTCGTCGGTCCGGGCGGCAAGCGCGAGCCGGGGGAGCCGCCGGTGGCGGCAGCGGTGCGCGAGGTGGCGGAGGAGGTCGGTCTGCGGCTCGAGTCGGACGACCTGGAGGCGCGTGGCACGTTGGACTACCGGTTCCCGTTCCGACCGTCCTGGTCGCAGCGCTCGGACGTCTTCGTCTGCCGCCGCTGGCAGGGGACCCCGTCGGGCAGCGACGAGCTGGAGCCGCGGTGGGTCCCCGTCGACGCGGTGCCCTACGACGCGATGTGGGACGACGCGCGCTACTGGTTGCCGGGCGTGCTGGCCGGCGGGACCGTCACGGCGCGCTTCACCTTCGCGGAGGACAACGCGACCGTCTCGGGCTTCAGCGGCGAAGGCGTCTAG
- a CDS encoding ABC transporter permease: protein MRQAPVPEPQRISRYRRWYGTLHPSLQLIGLQLWMPLFFIVGFCLCYVFAFHAPHPHGVPVALVGSDPTLVAAVGKALPGEYVFHTYESLARAKQDVLAGTMAVAYDPSANEVFKASAHQFQVASLVPATLTSVLTGIGVAAPTVTELAPLPAYDEYGTVAMYVMLAWCIGGYMVAMFIGIMGGPLRHRTRMTVIVVGGLVISLITNTLAGPVVGAIHGHWIGLVLIAWGWIVAIGLAVNGLSYFVGRFIAAPAMICFVFLSMPSSGGAYPKWFMPEPFAWLNHVVVGSSMVDMIKHEIYGVGPGFGRGLVTMGCYAAAGLVLMFFGKQWWERRRIAAIVNNRTTMFQDAQTANREFLGKQRDAELERHGLTSTETGTLSVLRDDDWEDERVAGDVFTGGRDGLEQETTPTGRIPVVRQADRSGPARPGGAATGPRTRPVPRVDASGRRPAPAGSRTTRTGAPDERQHGRHAER from the coding sequence GTGCGCCAGGCACCGGTGCCCGAGCCGCAGCGGATCAGCCGGTACCGCCGCTGGTACGGCACGCTCCACCCCTCGCTGCAGCTCATCGGGCTGCAGCTCTGGATGCCGCTGTTCTTCATCGTCGGCTTCTGCCTCTGCTACGTCTTCGCCTTCCACGCTCCCCACCCGCACGGCGTCCCCGTCGCCCTGGTCGGCAGCGACCCGACCCTCGTCGCCGCCGTCGGCAAGGCCCTGCCCGGTGAGTACGTGTTCCACACGTACGAGTCGCTGGCCCGCGCGAAGCAGGACGTCCTGGCCGGCACGATGGCCGTCGCGTACGACCCTTCGGCGAACGAGGTCTTCAAGGCGAGCGCCCACCAGTTCCAGGTCGCCTCGCTCGTCCCCGCGACGCTGACCAGCGTGCTCACCGGGATCGGAGTCGCCGCCCCGACCGTCACCGAGCTCGCACCGCTGCCCGCGTACGACGAGTACGGCACCGTCGCGATGTACGTCATGCTCGCCTGGTGCATCGGCGGCTACATGGTCGCGATGTTCATCGGCATCATGGGCGGTCCGCTGCGGCACCGCACCCGCATGACCGTGATCGTCGTCGGCGGCCTCGTGATCTCCCTGATCACGAACACGCTCGCCGGCCCGGTCGTCGGCGCGATCCACGGGCACTGGATCGGACTCGTGCTCATCGCCTGGGGCTGGATCGTCGCGATCGGTCTCGCCGTCAACGGCCTGAGCTACTTCGTCGGCCGGTTCATCGCCGCGCCCGCGATGATCTGCTTCGTCTTCCTGTCGATGCCGTCCTCCGGCGGCGCGTACCCGAAGTGGTTCATGCCGGAGCCCTTTGCGTGGCTCAACCACGTCGTGGTCGGCTCGAGCATGGTCGACATGATCAAGCACGAGATCTACGGCGTCGGCCCCGGCTTCGGTCGCGGGCTGGTCACGATGGGCTGTTACGCCGCCGCCGGGCTCGTGCTGATGTTCTTCGGCAAGCAGTGGTGGGAGCGCCGTCGCATCGCGGCGATCGTGAACAACCGCACGACGATGTTCCAGGACGCGCAGACCGCGAACCGCGAGTTCCTCGGGAAGCAGCGGGACGCCGAGCTCGAGCGCCACGGACTGACCTCGACCGAGACCGGCACGCTGAGCGTCCTGCGCGACGACGACTGGGAGGACGAGCGTGTCGCCGGCGACGTCTTCACCGGCGGTCGCGACGGGCTCGAGCAGGAGACCACCCCGACCGGACGCATCCCCGTGGTGCGGCAGGCGGACCGGTCCGGCCCGGCGCGACCGGGAGGCGCTGCCACCGGCCCCCGCACCCGTCCCGTCCCCCGCGTGGACGCGTCCGGTCGCCGCCCGGCGCCGGCAGGATCGCGCACGACGCGGACCGGCGCGCCCGACGAGCGCCAGCACGGGCGGCACGCCGAGCGCTGA
- a CDS encoding cation:proton antiporter yields the protein MDTAELLILLIGSLAVTGFARAKGLPAPLLVTAVALAVSFLPGLPEIEIDSEVILTVVLPPLLYSAALDVSWQSFRQSIKQIRRLGIFLVIVTALAVALAAYIIIPDMDWPAAILLGAVVAPPDAVSAAAIGRKLGLPRRVMTVLSGESLINDAASLTLVRVFTLIAAGTSLTIWQDLGIFGLAIGVGLAVGIVLGVAVHWIRMRINDPVVETIMSILLPFVAYVLAEHLSGSGVIAVVTAGLYIGYNSPKEGYATRLQERPLWTSADVILEGFVFALIGLQLKTVVQDLVESDRSLTQTLTAAAVVLVVVILVRPLFVFESYARNRFNGRWLRPLRVRLSRGHPSLRWLRGSAEPKLNWRELTVISWTGMRGVVTLAAAVSVVGNSVDVKAQDTIFVIAFVVTVGTLLLQGLTLPFVIRALKVQDPAEGEADVRSEMRLNQRTTEAAIALLERRRSAWSEQYGDQAVDSVVSRLKARLERQAETFRRDAEEEEDEERNAPLRLRGAQIQDIRRELLDRRREIVLEEREKGNLDEEVMRRVLVTLDAEELAMDSAQASRSRS from the coding sequence ATGGACACCGCGGAACTCCTCATCCTGTTGATCGGTTCACTCGCGGTGACCGGCTTCGCGCGGGCCAAGGGGCTGCCCGCGCCGCTGCTCGTCACGGCCGTGGCGCTCGCGGTGTCGTTCCTGCCGGGCCTGCCGGAGATCGAGATCGACTCCGAGGTGATCCTCACCGTCGTCCTGCCGCCGCTGCTCTACTCCGCCGCCCTCGACGTGTCGTGGCAGAGCTTCCGGCAGTCCATCAAGCAGATCCGCCGTCTCGGTATCTTCCTCGTGATCGTCACCGCGCTCGCGGTCGCCCTCGCCGCGTACATCATCATCCCGGACATGGACTGGCCCGCGGCGATCCTGCTCGGCGCCGTCGTCGCCCCGCCGGACGCGGTGTCCGCTGCGGCGATCGGCCGGAAGCTCGGACTCCCCCGCCGGGTGATGACGGTCCTGTCCGGCGAGAGCCTCATCAACGACGCCGCGTCCCTCACCCTCGTGCGGGTCTTCACGCTCATCGCGGCGGGGACGTCGCTGACGATCTGGCAGGACCTCGGCATCTTCGGGCTCGCAATCGGTGTCGGCCTGGCGGTGGGCATCGTCCTCGGCGTCGCCGTCCACTGGATCCGGATGCGCATCAACGACCCGGTCGTCGAGACGATCATGAGCATCCTGCTGCCCTTCGTCGCGTACGTCCTCGCCGAGCACCTCTCCGGCTCCGGGGTCATCGCCGTGGTCACCGCGGGGCTGTACATCGGCTACAACTCGCCGAAGGAGGGCTACGCGACCCGGCTGCAGGAGCGCCCGCTGTGGACGAGTGCGGACGTGATCCTCGAGGGGTTCGTCTTCGCCCTCATCGGCCTGCAGCTCAAGACCGTCGTCCAGGACCTCGTCGAGAGCGACCGCAGCCTGACGCAGACCCTCACCGCGGCGGCCGTCGTCCTGGTCGTCGTGATCCTCGTGCGACCGCTCTTCGTGTTCGAGTCGTACGCGCGCAACCGCTTCAACGGCCGGTGGCTGCGGCCGTTGCGCGTCCGACTGTCCCGCGGTCACCCGTCCCTGCGCTGGCTGCGCGGTTCCGCCGAACCGAAGCTGAACTGGCGGGAGCTCACCGTCATCTCGTGGACCGGCATGCGCGGTGTGGTGACCCTCGCGGCGGCGGTCTCCGTCGTCGGCAACTCGGTCGACGTCAAGGCGCAGGACACCATCTTCGTGATCGCCTTCGTGGTCACCGTCGGCACGCTCCTACTGCAGGGGCTGACCCTGCCGTTCGTGATCCGGGCGCTGAAGGTGCAGGACCCGGCCGAGGGAGAGGCGGACGTCCGCAGCGAGATGCGACTCAACCAACGCACCACCGAGGCCGCGATCGCCCTGCTCGAGCGGCGTCGGTCGGCGTGGTCGGAGCAGTACGGCGACCAGGCCGTCGACAGCGTCGTGAGCCGACTGAAGGCGCGTCTGGAACGGCAGGCCGAGACGTTCCGCCGCGACGCCGAGGAAGAAGAGGACGAGGAACGGAACGCTCCGCTGCGACTCCGCGGCGCCCAGATCCAGGACATCCGCCGCGAACTGCTCGACCGTCGCCGCGAGATCGTGCTCGAGGAACGCGAGAAGGGCAACCTCGACGAGGAGGTCATGCGCCGCGTGCTCGTGACGCTCGACGCCGAGGAACTCGCGATGGACTCGGCCCAGGCCTCCCGCAGCCGGTCCTGA
- a CDS encoding inorganic phosphate transporter: MDITLIVVLVIALALFFDFTNGFHDTANAMATPIATGAMKPKVAVTVAAVLNLVGAFLSTAVATSISHGLINEGPGGVAITPEMIFAGLIGAVVWNMITWLRGLPSSSSHALFGGLIGAAIVGAGFDSVNYAALLTVVIIPAFLSPVIAALVSLLATRIAYRVTRRPVFPNERGGFRIGQVFTSSMVSLAHGTNDAQKTMGVITLTLIASGAQSANQGVQFWVVVACALAIALGTYTGGWRIIRTLGSGLTEIRATQGFAAEASTAATILASSHLGFALSTTQVSSGSIIGAGLGRRGSKIQWSTAGKIVVAWFITLPAAAAVGAIASGIARLGVGGLVIDAVVGAAVILGLYLWSLRKPHDQAAAIEVDVAANAVFTRKELRDMQRKKRAAQVAERRAELSRERTLRRMAGRNGGRR; the protein is encoded by the coding sequence GTGGACATCACACTCATAGTCGTCCTGGTCATCGCGTTGGCCCTCTTCTTCGACTTCACAAACGGTTTTCACGACACCGCCAACGCGATGGCGACACCGATCGCCACCGGTGCCATGAAGCCCAAGGTGGCCGTCACGGTCGCCGCGGTGCTCAACCTCGTCGGTGCGTTCCTCAGCACCGCCGTCGCGACGTCGATCTCGCACGGCCTGATCAACGAGGGCCCCGGTGGCGTCGCGATCACCCCGGAGATGATCTTCGCGGGCCTGATCGGCGCGGTCGTCTGGAACATGATCACGTGGCTGCGCGGTCTGCCGTCGTCGTCCTCGCACGCGCTGTTCGGCGGGCTCATCGGTGCCGCGATCGTCGGAGCCGGCTTCGACTCCGTGAACTACGCCGCGCTGCTGACCGTCGTGATCATCCCCGCGTTCCTGTCGCCGGTGATCGCCGCGCTGGTCTCGCTCCTCGCCACGCGCATCGCCTACCGCGTGACCCGTCGTCCGGTCTTCCCGAACGAGCGCGGCGGCTTCCGCATCGGCCAGGTGTTCACGAGCTCGATGGTCTCCCTCGCGCACGGCACGAACGACGCGCAGAAGACGATGGGCGTGATCACGCTGACGCTGATCGCCTCGGGCGCGCAGTCGGCGAACCAGGGCGTGCAGTTCTGGGTCGTCGTCGCGTGTGCGCTCGCGATCGCACTCGGCACGTACACCGGTGGTTGGCGCATCATCCGCACCCTCGGGTCGGGTCTGACCGAGATCCGCGCCACCCAGGGCTTCGCCGCCGAGGCGTCCACCGCAGCCACCATCCTCGCGTCGAGCCACCTCGGCTTCGCGCTCTCGACCACGCAGGTGTCGTCGGGCTCGATCATCGGCGCCGGGCTCGGCCGTCGTGGCTCGAAGATCCAGTGGTCGACGGCGGGCAAGATCGTCGTCGCCTGGTTCATCACGCTGCCGGCCGCCGCAGCCGTCGGCGCGATCGCGTCCGGCATCGCCCGGCTCGGTGTCGGGGGACTCGTCATCGACGCGGTCGTCGGCGCCGCCGTCATCCTCGGGCTCTACCTCTGGTCGCTGCGGAAGCCGCACGACCAGGCCGCCGCGATCGAGGTGGACGTGGCCGCCAACGCGGTCTTCACCCGCAAGGAGCTCCGCGACATGCAGCGCAAGAAGCGTGCCGCCCAGGTCGCCGAGCGGCGCGCCGAGCTCAGCCGTGAGCGCACCCTGCGCCGCATGGCCGGACGGAACGGAGGGCGCCGCTGA
- a CDS encoding aspartate ammonia-lyase produces MTGNEAARTRTETDSLGSLEVPADAYWGINTLRALENFPITSVPIAVYPDLVEALATVKQAAARANKAIGVLDAERADAIDQAAQEVRDGSLRDQFVVDVVQGGAGTSTNMNTNEVLANRALEILGREKGDYAYLHPIDHVNRSQSTNDTYPTSIKLAMILGVRRLTEQLELLSDAFAERGRAFQDVLKVGRTQLQDAVPMTLGQEFTGFAHTIQEDVLLLRTVSPLLAETNLGATAIGTGITADPQYRDEVRRQLQVASGLDIVTAPDLIEATSDAGAFMTLSGTVKRSAAKLSKICNDLRLLASGPQAGLGEITLPARQAGSSIMPGKVNPVIPEVVNQIAFAVAGADTTVTMAAEGGQLQLNAFEPIITHSILQSLQWMASGCATLRVNCVTGIEANEAKLAAQVDTNVGVVTALTPYIGYAAAASIAHTALTTSTPIATLVTAAGLMDEDQVQRVLSPARLSGIELATGAIPIVTEEMLDAEAERVARER; encoded by the coding sequence GTGACCGGCAACGAAGCAGCGCGCACCAGGACCGAGACCGACTCGCTGGGATCCCTCGAGGTCCCCGCCGACGCGTACTGGGGCATCAACACCCTCCGGGCGCTCGAGAACTTCCCGATCACGTCGGTGCCGATCGCGGTGTACCCGGACCTCGTCGAGGCGCTCGCGACCGTGAAGCAGGCCGCCGCACGGGCGAACAAGGCCATCGGGGTGCTCGACGCCGAGCGTGCCGACGCCATCGACCAGGCGGCGCAGGAGGTCCGCGACGGGAGCCTCCGCGACCAGTTCGTCGTCGACGTCGTGCAGGGCGGCGCGGGGACGTCGACGAACATGAACACGAACGAGGTGCTCGCCAACCGCGCCCTCGAGATCCTCGGGCGTGAGAAGGGCGACTACGCGTACCTGCACCCGATCGACCACGTGAACCGCAGCCAGTCGACGAACGACACCTACCCGACGAGCATCAAGCTGGCGATGATCCTGGGGGTGCGGCGGCTCACCGAGCAGCTCGAACTGCTCTCCGACGCGTTCGCCGAGCGCGGCCGGGCGTTCCAGGACGTCCTGAAGGTCGGGCGCACGCAGCTGCAGGACGCCGTGCCGATGACCCTCGGGCAGGAGTTCACCGGGTTCGCGCACACCATCCAGGAGGACGTCCTGCTCCTCCGCACGGTCTCGCCGCTGCTCGCGGAGACGAACCTCGGGGCGACGGCCATCGGCACGGGCATCACCGCGGACCCGCAGTACCGCGACGAGGTCCGTCGGCAGCTGCAGGTCGCCAGCGGGCTCGACATCGTGACCGCACCCGACCTAATCGAGGCGACGAGTGACGCCGGTGCCTTCATGACGCTGTCCGGCACGGTGAAGCGCAGCGCGGCCAAGCTGTCGAAGATCTGCAACGACCTGCGGTTGCTCGCGTCGGGGCCGCAGGCGGGGCTCGGCGAGATCACGCTGCCCGCACGCCAGGCGGGGTCGTCGATCATGCCGGGCAAGGTCAACCCGGTGATCCCGGAGGTCGTGAACCAGATCGCGTTCGCCGTCGCCGGTGCCGACACCACGGTGACGATGGCCGCCGAGGGCGGGCAGCTGCAGCTCAACGCCTTCGAGCCGATCATCACCCACTCGATCCTGCAGTCGCTGCAGTGGATGGCGAGCGGGTGCGCCACGCTCCGGGTGAACTGCGTCACGGGCATCGAGGCGAACGAGGCCAAGCTCGCCGCGCAGGTGGACACCAACGTCGGCGTCGTCACCGCGCTGACGCCCTACATCGGCTACGCGGCCGCGGCGTCGATCGCGCACACCGCGTTGACGACCTCGACGCCGATCGCGACGCTCGTCACGGCGGCGGGGCTGATGGACGAGGACCAGGTGCAGCGGGTCCTGTCGCCGGCGCGCTTGTCGGGCATCGAGCTCGCGACGGGGGCGATCCCGATCGTCACCGAGGAGATGTTGGACGCCGAGGCGGAGCGGGTCGCGCGCGAGCGCTGA